A single region of the Rhodococcus sp. W8901 genome encodes:
- the purS gene encoding phosphoribosylformylglycinamidine synthase subunit PurS, giving the protein MARVVVDVMPKAEILDPQGQAIVGALSRLGHAGVSDVRQGKRFELEVDDTVSDDELAKIAESLLANTVIEDWKVTRVQ; this is encoded by the coding sequence GTGGCCCGTGTCGTTGTCGATGTCATGCCCAAGGCCGAAATTCTCGACCCGCAGGGGCAGGCCATTGTCGGGGCCCTGTCCCGACTCGGTCATGCCGGTGTGTCGGATGTTCGCCAGGGTAAGCGTTTCGAGCTCGAGGTCGACGACACCGTCAGCGACGACGAGCTCGCCAAGATCGCCGAGTCGCTGCTGGCGAACACGGTGATCGAGGACTGGAAGGTCACGCGAGTCCAGTGA
- the purQ gene encoding phosphoribosylformylglycinamidine synthase subunit PurQ, with translation MSARIGVITFPGTLDDVDAARAVRLAGGEAVSLWHGDADLKGVDAVIVPGGFSYGDYLRCGAIARFAPVMGEVVKAADGGMPVLGICNGFQVLCEAGLLPGALTRNAGLHFICRDQWLKVESNSTAWSSRYEVGAEILVPLKSGEGRYQASEQVLDELESEGRVVFRYAGDNPNGSQRGIAGIASANGRVVGLMPHPEHATESLTGPSDDGLGMFYSALESVLTA, from the coding sequence GTGAGCGCGCGCATCGGAGTCATCACCTTCCCGGGCACGCTCGACGACGTCGACGCCGCCCGCGCAGTCCGCCTCGCCGGTGGCGAGGCCGTCAGCCTGTGGCACGGCGACGCCGACCTCAAGGGTGTCGACGCGGTCATCGTTCCTGGTGGCTTCTCCTACGGCGACTACCTGCGCTGCGGTGCCATCGCGCGCTTCGCGCCCGTCATGGGCGAGGTCGTCAAGGCTGCGGACGGCGGCATGCCGGTCCTCGGCATCTGCAACGGCTTCCAGGTGCTGTGCGAGGCGGGTCTCCTGCCGGGCGCACTGACCCGGAACGCGGGCCTGCACTTCATCTGCCGCGACCAGTGGCTCAAGGTCGAGTCCAACTCGACGGCGTGGTCGTCCCGCTACGAGGTCGGCGCCGAGATCCTCGTGCCGCTCAAGTCCGGTGAGGGCCGCTACCAGGCGTCCGAGCAGGTGCTCGACGAGCTCGAGAGCGAGGGCCGCGTCGTGTTCCGCTACGCCGGCGACAACCCGAACGGTTCGCAGCGCGGCATCGCCGGCATCGCATCGGCCAACGGTCGCGTCGTCGGCCTCATGCCGCACCCCGAGCACGCCACCGAGTCGCTGACCGGCCCGAGCGACGACGGCCTGGGCATGTTCTACTCCGCGCTCGAGAGCGTGCTGACGGCCTGA
- a CDS encoding carboxymuconolactone decarboxylase family protein gives MNIDIPEGKDPVGYVWGEMVPGIGIPASKFSLSVYANSTLDLREFEAARLRIAQINGCIVCMDWRTERDGQKVEDDFFEAVENWRTTDAFDDRVRLAAEYAERYALDHHNLDDEFWARMSARYSQAEIVELSMCLGSWIAFGRLNHVLGLDTVCALPGS, from the coding sequence ATGAACATCGACATTCCAGAGGGCAAGGACCCGGTCGGCTACGTGTGGGGCGAGATGGTCCCCGGAATCGGGATCCCGGCCTCGAAATTCTCGCTGTCCGTGTACGCGAACTCGACGCTCGACCTGCGGGAGTTCGAGGCTGCCCGACTGCGGATCGCGCAGATCAACGGCTGCATCGTCTGCATGGACTGGCGCACCGAGCGCGACGGGCAGAAGGTGGAGGACGACTTCTTCGAGGCCGTCGAGAACTGGCGCACCACCGACGCCTTCGACGACCGTGTCCGGCTCGCCGCCGAGTACGCCGAGCGGTACGCGCTCGATCACCACAACCTCGACGACGAGTTCTGGGCGCGGATGAGTGCTCGGTACAGCCAGGCCGAGATCGTCGAGCTGTCGATGTGTCTGGGCTCCTGGATCGCGTTCGGCCGGCTCAACCACGTGCTGGGACTGGATACCGTCTGCGCGTTGCCGGGCAGCTGA
- a CDS encoding DUF2334 domain-containing protein: protein MTGQVIVSVSGIRDETLDVVAEFAAELDRRSVPLSLLVAPRLKDKYRLVSDSLTQEWLRGRRDRGDAIVLHGYDQAATKRRRAEFALLPEHEARLRLLAADRVLEEVGLRTRLFAAPRWVASPGAVAVLPTNGFRLLAGMSAVRDLANGTSVRSHVIGLGDGFRAEPWRCRAMVLGASRGARRGRLVRLAVSAKQLGKVGPRQAVLDAVDLSLHHGARPDVYRWPLREGVREVA from the coding sequence ATGACCGGACAGGTGATCGTGTCGGTGTCGGGGATCAGGGACGAGACGCTCGACGTCGTCGCCGAGTTCGCGGCGGAACTGGACCGCAGATCCGTGCCGCTGTCGCTGCTGGTCGCGCCGCGGCTCAAGGACAAGTACCGACTGGTCTCGGACTCGCTCACGCAGGAATGGCTTCGCGGCCGGCGCGACCGTGGTGACGCGATCGTCCTGCACGGCTACGACCAGGCCGCCACCAAACGCCGGCGGGCCGAATTCGCGCTGCTGCCCGAGCACGAGGCACGGCTGCGGTTGCTGGCCGCGGATCGGGTGCTCGAGGAGGTGGGGCTGCGGACGCGGTTGTTCGCGGCGCCGCGCTGGGTGGCCTCGCCCGGTGCCGTCGCGGTCCTGCCGACCAACGGTTTCCGGCTGCTCGCCGGGATGAGCGCGGTCCGAGACCTCGCGAACGGGACCAGCGTGCGCAGCCACGTGATCGGTCTCGGCGACGGCTTCCGCGCCGAGCCGTGGCGGTGCCGCGCCATGGTGCTCGGCGCGTCCCGCGGCGCCCGGCGGGGACGCCTCGTCCGGCTGGCGGTCTCCGCGAAGCAGTTGGGCAAGGTCGGGCCCCGGCAGGCCGTGCTGGACGCCGTCGACCTGTCGTTGCACCACGGCGCCCGGCCGGACGTGTACCGCTGGCCGCTGCGCGAGGGCGTGCGCGAGGTGGCGTGA
- a CDS encoding MBL fold metallo-hydrolase: protein MRLTHFGHSCVLVELDGAKILFDPGNFSHGFEGITGLDAILITHQHPDHADPARLPALVDANPGAGLYADPQTTALLGEAWTAVYPGDVFNVGEVQVTGTGGTHAVIHPEIPLIDNTAYLLGDAENPAKLMHPGDSLFVPEQKVDVLAVPAAAPWLKISESVDYLRAVHPRVAVPIHQGVIAKEARGIYYGRLTEMGPGGTEFRVLPEESSVEVS from the coding sequence ATGCGACTGACGCACTTCGGCCATTCCTGTGTCCTGGTGGAGCTCGACGGCGCGAAGATCCTGTTCGATCCGGGCAACTTCTCGCATGGATTCGAAGGGATCACGGGCCTCGACGCCATCCTGATCACCCATCAGCATCCCGATCACGCCGACCCGGCGCGGCTGCCCGCGCTGGTCGACGCGAATCCCGGCGCCGGGCTGTACGCCGACCCGCAGACGACGGCGCTGCTGGGCGAGGCGTGGACCGCGGTGTATCCCGGCGACGTGTTCAACGTCGGCGAGGTGCAGGTCACCGGCACCGGTGGCACCCACGCGGTGATCCACCCGGAGATCCCGTTGATCGACAACACCGCGTACCTGCTCGGCGACGCCGAGAACCCGGCCAAGCTGATGCACCCGGGCGACTCGCTGTTCGTCCCCGAGCAGAAGGTCGACGTTCTCGCGGTGCCGGCGGCGGCGCCGTGGCTCAAGATCTCCGAGTCCGTCGACTACCTGCGCGCGGTGCACCCGCGGGTCGCGGTCCCGATCCATCAGGGTGTGATCGCGAAGGAGGCCCGCGGCATCTACTACGGGCGGCTCACCGAAATGGGCCCGGGCGGAACCGAATTCCGCGTCCTGCCCGAGGAGTCGAGCGTCGAGGTGTCCTGA
- a CDS encoding glutathione peroxidase, producing the protein MTSPLQNITINTLGGVPTSLGEYGGRAVLLVNVASKCGLTPQYTALEKLASGYAERGLTVIGVPCNQFMGQEPGTPEEIASFCSTTYGVTFPLTEKIEVNGDNRHPLYAELTQAADADGEAGDIQWNFEKFLIAPDGTVANRFRPRTEPDAPEVIAAIEAVLPR; encoded by the coding sequence ATGACGAGCCCCCTGCAGAACATCACGATCAACACCCTCGGTGGTGTGCCGACCAGCCTCGGTGAGTACGGCGGCCGCGCGGTCCTCCTGGTGAACGTGGCCTCCAAGTGCGGCCTGACCCCGCAGTACACGGCCCTCGAGAAGCTGGCCTCGGGGTACGCGGAGCGCGGCCTCACCGTGATCGGCGTGCCGTGCAACCAGTTCATGGGCCAGGAGCCGGGCACGCCGGAGGAGATCGCGAGCTTCTGCTCCACCACCTACGGCGTCACCTTCCCGCTGACGGAGAAGATCGAGGTCAACGGCGACAACCGGCACCCGCTGTACGCCGAGCTCACCCAGGCCGCGGACGCCGACGGCGAGGCCGGCGACATCCAGTGGAACTTCGAGAAGTTCCTGATCGCCCCCGACGGCACCGTCGCCAACCGGTTCCGTCCGCGCACCGAGCCCGACGCCCCCGAGGTGATCGCGGCGATCGAGGCCGTGCTGCCCCGCTAG
- a CDS encoding NAD(P)H-dependent amine dehydrogenase family protein — protein MITTVVWGTGNVGRAAIRAVHANPHLELSAVVVHNPDKVGRDAGELGDVGEQLGVAATADIDDVLATRPGAVVYAASGEVRPDDALADIVRALRTGAVVVTPSLYALYDHRSAPPELRDPVLEAIRLGGGSLFVSGVDPGWGNDVLPLLISGLGSTVDVIRCQEIFDYADYDQPDSVRYLVGMGQPMDYEPPMIAPTVPTMVWGGQIRLMARALGLELDKVGETVERRALETDVTTTSMGDFSAGTQGALRFEVQGIVAGIPRIIVEHVTRIHPSCAPDWPTPPDGGAGAHRVIVEGRPRIEVTVEATDEGGSRAAGGNATAVGRLVNAIDWLVAAEPGLYDALEVPLRPSPSMLPRR, from the coding sequence ATGATCACCACTGTCGTATGGGGCACCGGCAACGTCGGCCGCGCGGCGATCCGCGCGGTGCACGCCAACCCGCATCTGGAACTGTCCGCGGTCGTCGTGCACAACCCCGACAAGGTGGGACGCGACGCCGGCGAGTTGGGCGACGTCGGCGAGCAGCTCGGTGTCGCCGCGACCGCCGACATCGACGACGTGCTCGCGACTCGCCCCGGCGCGGTCGTCTACGCGGCATCCGGCGAGGTCCGGCCCGACGACGCACTCGCCGACATCGTCCGCGCGCTGCGCACCGGTGCGGTGGTGGTGACGCCGTCGCTGTACGCGCTCTACGACCACCGCAGCGCGCCGCCCGAGCTCCGTGACCCCGTGCTCGAGGCGATCCGGCTCGGCGGCGGGTCGCTGTTCGTCTCCGGGGTGGACCCGGGCTGGGGCAACGACGTGCTGCCGCTGCTGATCAGCGGGCTCGGTTCCACCGTGGATGTGATCCGCTGCCAGGAGATCTTCGACTACGCGGACTACGACCAGCCCGACTCGGTGCGCTACCTCGTCGGGATGGGCCAGCCGATGGACTACGAGCCGCCGATGATCGCGCCGACCGTCCCGACGATGGTGTGGGGCGGCCAGATCCGGCTGATGGCGCGGGCGCTCGGGCTCGAACTCGACAAGGTGGGCGAGACCGTCGAACGGCGCGCCCTCGAAACGGACGTCACGACCACGTCGATGGGGGACTTCTCCGCGGGCACCCAGGGCGCTCTGCGGTTCGAGGTGCAGGGCATCGTCGCCGGCATCCCGCGGATCATCGTCGAGCACGTCACCCGGATCCACCCGTCGTGCGCCCCGGACTGGCCGACGCCACCCGACGGCGGCGCCGGCGCGCACCGTGTGATCGTCGAGGGGCGGCCGCGGATCGAGGTCACCGTCGAGGCCACGGACGAGGGCGGCAGCCGCGCGGCCGGTGGCAACGCCACCGCCGTCGGGCGCCTGGTCAACGCGATCGACTGGCTCGTCGCGGCCGAGCCCGGCCTGTACGACGCCCTCGAGGTTCCGCTCCGTCCGTCTCCGTCGATGCTGCCGCGCCGCTGA
- a CDS encoding cation:dicarboxylate symporter family transporter: MSTSATGRPGAAQPARDKKSRDRTHWLYAGVVVAVIAGILVGWLAPEAGKSLGVLGTMFVSLIKMMISPVIFCTIVLGIGSVRAAASVGKVGGLALAYFIGMSTVALGIGLVVGNLLSPGSGLDITATANTGAALAEKAHASGGTMDFVASVIPTSLLSSLTEGSVLQTLFVALLVGFGVQAMGKQGAPILRGVGHVQKLVFKILSMILWLAPIGAFGAIANVVGQTGLGAVVQLGALMLGFYLTCLIFVFGVLGSILRAVAGVSIFKLVRYLAREYLLIFATSSSESALPRLIAKMEHIGVERTTVGVVVPTGYSFNLDGTAIYLTMASIFIADAMGKPLSLTEQLSLLVFMIIASKGAAGVSGAGLATLAGGLQSHRPELLDGVGLIVGIDRFMSEARAVTNFSGNAVATLLVGTWTKSVDTDRVRAVLAGELPFDEDSMVDDDGPDEPQSAPVEGQVHSTPIPAPDKRELASA, encoded by the coding sequence ATGAGCACGAGTGCAACAGGGAGACCCGGCGCAGCGCAACCCGCCCGGGACAAGAAGTCACGTGACCGCACCCACTGGCTGTACGCCGGTGTCGTCGTCGCGGTTATCGCCGGCATCCTCGTCGGCTGGCTGGCACCCGAGGCGGGCAAGTCTCTCGGCGTGCTCGGCACGATGTTCGTGAGCCTGATCAAGATGATGATCAGCCCCGTCATCTTCTGCACCATCGTCCTTGGCATCGGGTCGGTGCGTGCGGCCGCGAGTGTCGGCAAGGTCGGCGGTCTCGCGCTCGCGTACTTCATCGGTATGTCCACCGTCGCCCTCGGGATCGGCTTGGTGGTCGGCAACCTGCTCAGCCCCGGCAGCGGCCTCGACATCACCGCCACCGCGAACACCGGTGCGGCCCTCGCCGAGAAGGCTCATGCGTCCGGCGGCACGATGGACTTCGTCGCGTCGGTCATCCCGACGTCGTTGCTGTCGTCGCTCACCGAGGGCAGCGTCCTGCAGACCTTGTTCGTCGCGCTGCTCGTCGGGTTCGGCGTGCAGGCGATGGGCAAGCAGGGCGCGCCGATCCTGCGCGGCGTCGGCCACGTGCAGAAGCTCGTGTTCAAGATCCTGTCCATGATCCTGTGGCTCGCGCCGATCGGTGCGTTCGGTGCGATCGCGAACGTCGTGGGGCAGACCGGACTCGGCGCCGTCGTCCAACTCGGCGCGCTCATGCTCGGCTTCTACCTGACGTGCCTGATCTTCGTCTTCGGCGTGCTCGGCAGCATCCTGCGCGCCGTCGCCGGGGTCTCGATCTTCAAGCTCGTGCGCTACCTGGCGCGGGAGTACCTGCTGATCTTCGCGACCTCGTCGTCGGAATCGGCCCTGCCGCGGCTCATCGCGAAGATGGAACACATCGGCGTCGAGCGCACCACCGTCGGTGTCGTCGTGCCCACCGGCTACTCGTTCAACCTCGACGGGACCGCGATCTATCTGACGATGGCGTCGATCTTCATCGCCGACGCGATGGGGAAGCCGCTGTCGCTGACCGAGCAGCTCTCGCTGCTGGTTTTCATGATCATCGCATCGAAGGGCGCCGCCGGAGTGAGCGGTGCGGGACTGGCGACCCTCGCCGGCGGCCTGCAGAGCCACCGCCCCGAACTGCTCGACGGCGTCGGCCTGATCGTCGGCATCGACCGGTTCATGTCCGAGGCCCGCGCGGTCACCAACTTCTCCGGCAACGCCGTCGCGACGCTGCTGGTCGGCACGTGGACCAAGTCCGTCGACACCGATCGGGTCCGGGCCGTCCTGGCGGGTGAGCTGCCGTTCGACGAGGACAGCATGGTCGACGACGATGGGCCCGACGAGCCGCAGTCGGCTCCGGTGGAGGGGCAGGTGCATTCCACGCCGATACCCGCTCCCGACAAGCGAGAGTTGGCGAGCGCCTGA
- a CDS encoding alpha/beta hydrolase: MGTSTLGCARVLAAAAVVSASLLAVPATASAGGDTSVKTAAASDVSAPYLVSTTKNSDRKVTISVYSAAMDRNIPLEVILPADTSQPRPTLYLVNGTGGGEDRATWQRQTDVMNFFEDKNVNVVTPLEGAFSYYTDWVKDDPKLGRQKWQTFMLEELPPVIDEAFDTNRVQSIAAISMTATSVLNYAIAKPGFYKSVGSYSGCAETSTWAGQNAIKVVTGVRGGVDITNMWGPLDGQGWIDNDPVVNAEGLRGTELYITTGSGLPGHHETLDGPGIDGRPIALANQMIVGGVIEAATNYCTHNLANRLAQLNIPATFDFKPGGTHSWGYWQDDLHNNWPMIARSMGI; this comes from the coding sequence ATGGGGACTTCGACGCTCGGATGCGCCCGCGTCCTGGCCGCCGCGGCGGTCGTGTCCGCTTCACTGCTTGCGGTACCGGCGACGGCGTCCGCCGGTGGCGACACCTCGGTCAAGACCGCAGCCGCATCGGACGTCTCGGCTCCCTACCTGGTGAGCACCACGAAGAACTCCGACCGCAAGGTCACCATCTCGGTGTACTCGGCTGCGATGGATCGCAACATCCCACTCGAGGTCATCCTCCCCGCCGACACCAGTCAGCCGCGCCCGACGCTCTACCTCGTCAACGGCACCGGCGGCGGTGAGGACCGGGCCACCTGGCAGCGGCAGACCGATGTCATGAACTTCTTCGAGGACAAGAACGTCAACGTCGTCACCCCACTCGAGGGTGCGTTCAGCTACTACACCGACTGGGTGAAGGACGATCCGAAACTCGGTCGCCAGAAGTGGCAGACCTTCATGCTCGAGGAACTGCCGCCGGTCATCGACGAGGCCTTCGACACCAACCGGGTGCAGTCGATCGCCGCGATCTCGATGACCGCGACCTCGGTGCTCAACTACGCGATCGCCAAGCCCGGCTTCTACAAGAGCGTCGGCTCGTACAGCGGCTGCGCCGAGACCAGCACTTGGGCGGGCCAGAACGCCATCAAGGTGGTCACCGGCGTGCGCGGCGGCGTCGACATCACCAACATGTGGGGCCCCCTCGACGGGCAGGGGTGGATCGACAACGATCCCGTCGTCAACGCCGAAGGTCTGCGCGGAACCGAGCTCTACATCACCACCGGCTCCGGACTGCCCGGCCACCACGAGACGTTGGACGGGCCCGGCATCGACGGCCGGCCGATCGCACTGGCCAACCAGATGATCGTCGGTGGTGTGATCGAGGCGGCCACCAACTACTGCACCCACAACCTCGCGAATCGTCTCGCGCAGTTGAACATCCCGGCCACGTTCGATTTCAAGCCGGGCGGCACCCACTCGTGGGGGTACTGGCAGGACGACCTCCACAACAACTGGCCGATGATCGCCCGGTCGATGGGGATCTGA